The Lujinxingia litoralis genome has a window encoding:
- the holA gene encoding DNA polymerase III subunit delta → MSKKAERARQFFRDLKKGPVAPIYYVHGAETYLLDQAVEALIAAAAPEGTNAFNLDTFQGRSASGEAIRAAAEMLPMMSKRRLVVVRDMQEIPLSELAHLEDYFTNPSPTTCLILHARTAQKKIDGRSGVIRKLKKAAEVCEFEALYESDIPAFLEKQAASRGMRLSRPVTQYLVDAVGTDMAELQQALEKIDLYVGPRNGESSRQVDLDEVQEVIAHTRVRTVFDLTDALGERNYQKALLIMERMLLDGQSALVISHMIARHFRIVARLQDPSLRNANNSDAARAVGVSPFFVKDYQRHARTFAVEELASILRRMLEVDNALKSSPLPDRVTLEELFAQICMRALHSTG, encoded by the coding sequence ATGAGTAAAAAGGCCGAACGCGCCCGCCAGTTTTTCCGCGACCTGAAAAAAGGTCCGGTCGCTCCGATTTATTACGTGCATGGGGCCGAGACCTACCTGTTGGATCAAGCCGTTGAAGCGCTCATCGCCGCGGCCGCGCCCGAAGGTACCAATGCCTTTAACCTGGATACCTTCCAGGGGCGCTCAGCCAGCGGCGAAGCCATCCGTGCGGCCGCCGAGATGCTGCCGATGATGTCGAAGCGACGCCTGGTCGTGGTGCGCGACATGCAGGAGATTCCCCTCTCGGAGCTCGCGCACCTGGAAGACTATTTCACCAACCCCAGTCCGACCACCTGCCTGATCCTGCACGCGCGCACCGCCCAGAAAAAGATCGACGGGCGTTCCGGCGTGATCCGAAAGCTCAAAAAGGCCGCTGAGGTCTGCGAGTTTGAAGCCCTCTACGAGAGCGACATCCCGGCCTTTCTCGAGAAACAGGCCGCCAGCCGCGGGATGCGCCTGAGCCGACCGGTGACCCAGTACCTGGTCGACGCGGTCGGCACGGACATGGCCGAGTTGCAGCAGGCGCTGGAGAAGATCGACCTCTATGTGGGCCCGCGCAATGGCGAGTCCAGCCGCCAGGTCGACCTCGACGAAGTCCAGGAGGTGATCGCCCACACCCGGGTGCGCACCGTCTTTGATCTGACCGATGCCCTTGGTGAGCGCAACTATCAAAAGGCGCTGCTGATCATGGAGCGCATGCTCTTAGACGGGCAGTCCGCGCTGGTGATCAGCCACATGATCGCGCGTCACTTCCGCATCGTGGCACGACTCCAGGATCCAAGCCTGCGCAACGCCAACAACAGCGACGCGGCCCGGGCCGTTGGCGTCTCTCCCTTCTTTGTCAAAGACTACCAGCGCCACGCCCGCACCTTTGCCGTGGAGGAACTGGCGTCTATCCTTCGCCGAATGCTGGAGGTGGACAACGCGCTTAAGTCGAGTCCGCTGCCGGACCGGGTGACTCTCGAGGAGCTCTTTGCCCAGATCTGCATGCGCGCGCTGCACTCGACTGGCTGA
- the rpsT gene encoding 30S ribosomal protein S20, which translates to MANSKSAKKRAQQNVVRRDRNRNVRSALGTKARKFLKVVESGDVSAAEVSFRSVESALDRAASKGVIPRKRAARKASRLALHLEKMRAQG; encoded by the coding sequence GTGGCGAATTCAAAGTCTGCTAAAAAGCGCGCGCAACAGAACGTGGTGCGTCGTGACCGCAACCGCAACGTGCGCTCGGCCCTGGGCACCAAAGCGCGCAAGTTCCTCAAGGTCGTGGAGTCCGGCGACGTGAGCGCCGCTGAAGTGAGCTTCCGCTCGGTCGAATCGGCGCTTGATCGGGCCGCGTCCAAGGGTGTGATTCCCCGCAAGCGCGCCGCTCGCAAGGCCAGTCGTCTTGCGCTGCATCTGGAAAAGATGCGCGCTCAGGGCTGA